The genomic segment GCAAGCGCAAGGGCATGTGGATGGGCGGCCTGCCGCCGCTCGGCTACGACGTGGCCGAGCGAAGGCTTAAGGTGAACGAAGCCGAGGCCGAGACGGTGCGCCACATCTTCCGACGCTACTGCGCCGTGCGCTCGGTCCGTCTGCTGCAGCTGGAGCTGGCGCAAGCAGGCATCCTGAGCAAGCAGCGTCGTACCGCCGATGGCGGTCACTTCGGCGGCCAGCCTTTGGCTCGCGGTGCCTTGTACGCGATGCTCGCCAACCAGCTCTACCTTGGTGAAGTCGTGCACAAGGGACAGAGCTATGCCGGCGAGCACACGGCGATCGTCGATGCCGAACTGTTTGCCGCAGTACAGGGGGTCCTGACGCAGAACCGGGTCGAGCGTGATAGTGGCGCTACGGCGGATGCACCGAGCCTGCTGGCTGGCCTCGTCTACGATGCACAGGGTCAGCGGCTGACGCCGAGCCACACGCTCAAGCGCGGCCTTCGCTACCGCTACTACGTCTCGCACAGCCTCGTCTCCGGAAAGCGGATCCCCGCCCGCACCAGCGGATCCACGAAGCTCGGAGACACAGATCAGAATGATGCGGGCGCGGCCGATGCGCCGCGGAGCGGTGGTCAGCGGCTGCCGGCTCTGGCACTGGAGGCTCTGGTCACGGGGCGATTGCGTGAGCTGCTCGGCAGCGCCAGCGCATTGCACGAGCTGATGCACGAGCACTCGGCTTCCGAGCAGCAGCGCTTGCTTGCCGCAGGTGCCGCTCTGGCAGCCCACTGGCACGAGGCACCTGCAGGCGAGCAGCGGCAGCGTCTTCGCGTGTGTCTGCGCCGCATCGTGGTGCGGGTGGACGGCATCGAACTGCACGTCGACACAGCGCGTCTGCTTCAGGGCCTCACTGGATCCTTGTGCGTGCCCAATGCTGCCGCTGGGGCTCATGCTGATGCGCAGGCACTCAGCCAAGCCAACGCTTCAGACGGGGACGATGGCGAGCTGGATCGAGGCGCGGTGCTGGTGCTGCGTGTGCCGGCTGTGCTGCAGCGGGTGGGGCAGGAGCTGCGGCTGGTGATCCCGGGTGAGCGCACAGGGCCGGCACCCGATGCGAGCCTGACCGGTCTGCTCGCCCGAGCGCAGCAGCTGCGCGAGCGCATCTTCGGCGAGACGCAGCTCTCGATCGATGATGTGGCGCGGGAGGAAGGGCTGTCGCGCTCCTACGTCACACGCCTTCTGCGCCTCAGCTTCCTGGCACCGGACATCGTGGCGCGGCTGCTTTCGGGCGAGCATCCGCCGGAGCTGACGGCGACCCGCCTGATGGCGGACACGCGACTGCCGATCGACTGGAGTGAGCAGCGCAAGCTCCTCGGGCTCGGCTGAGCCAACTCGACGAACGACGAGCCTGAGCCATCGCAACGGCATCTGGAGGAGCGGGGTCCGACGGGCCTCGTTCTCGTTCGCGGCGCGACCTTCCGAGATGTCTGCCGCGCGTCAGCGGCTGCCTGGATGGCGCCTGTCTCTGGTCGCGCTGCAAGTCGGGTGGGTAGGAGGCAGGCCGAGAAGGTGGGACTGGCGAATGGCGCCGGCGAGACGTTGAGCCTGTCAAGGCCGAAGCTGCGCTGCATCGGTGTCTCTGCGGGGCAGGTTGCTGTTGCTGGCCCTGCAAAGTCCCGGCAGGCACGAAGAAAATGCCGCGCCTGCTGAAGCCGGGATGAACTGCTCGAATTTTGCGAGTTACTGGCGGAGGGAGCGGGATTCGAACCCGCGATACCGTTTCCGGTATACACACTTTCCAGGCGTGCGCCTTCAACCACTCGGCCACCCCTCCGGAACCGGCCGGGGACCGACGCGGGCGCTGGGCGCGGGCGGTGGTCTCTTGCGGCAGGTGCGGGTCTGTAGCCGGGGCGTGGGCGTCTGGCAAGGCGAAGAATGCCACAGACGCACGCGTTATGCGCCGCCCGGCTCCGGTCCGGGCGGCGTGGGGGGTCAGGCGATGCGGCGCGGACGGTCCGCAGCGGCGGCTTGCGTGGCCGATGACGGGCCGGTGGGGCCATTGACCGGAGCGGGCGTCGGCGGGACCGAGGGGGTGCCTGCACCGGTCTGGAGGAAGCCGGGCGTGGACGGGGCCGGGCTGTCCGTGGTGACCGGAGCCGGCACGGGCGCGGCCGGGATCGCCACTGGAGCAGCGGGCTCGGCCGAAGCCGGGGCCGGGGCGTCGTCGTCCTCGGGGCCGGCCAGGATCTCGGGCGGAGTCTTCCACACGAAGGCGTCGAGACGGCCGGAGACCGGCGAGACCGGCGCCCAGCGCTCGGAGATGATGCCGTCGGCGACCCAGGCCGGGTCGCGCGGGGCGCGGGCGGCACGGGCGAGCCACTCGCGGGAGCGTCCGCTCTCGGCGCCGTGCTCGGCGGCCTCGATCCGCGCCATCATCCGGCAAACGCGCGCCGTCGGCCGGTCGTCGGTTAGCGGCGCCAGTGCCTCGCGGGCGCGGCCGAAATCCTTGGCCTCGGTCGCAGCCTGGGCGATCACCAGACGCGATTCCGGCTCCCAGGACGAGAGCTTGGCCAGATTTTCGGCGCGAGCCAGCCGGTCGCGGGCGGAGTCGCCCGTGCGCAGGTTGAGGTAGACCTTGGCGAGTTCCGGATGCGGGGTCGCCTTCCACGCGGCTTCGATGATCTTGGCAGCCTTGCGCAGATCGTTGCGCCGGGCGAGCAGCCGGCCGGCAATGGCGGCCGCCGGCACGAGGTCGGGGGCGAGCTTGACGGCCTTGAGCGCCTGCTCGGTCGCGGTATCGGGCTCGCCGGCCTCGTGGCGCTGGGCGGCTGCTGTGAGCAGCACCGCGCGCTGGCGGCGGGCGGCGTGCTTGTCCATCAGCCCCAAAGCGGCGCGGCGCTCCACGGTCTCGGTCGCAGCGGACCACTCGCCGTCGGCGCATTGCGCTTCGAGAACCGCTTCGTTCGCCCAGGTGACGCTCGGCGCGAGACGGGCGGCCTCGGAAGCGTAGGCACGGGCGGCACCCTCGTCCTCACGGCGGCGGGCCTCGACGAACAGGCCGCGCAGACCCAGCACACGGGTCTCGGGATCGTCGGCCATGCGCTTGAACGCCTGTTCGGCCGCGTCCCGGTCTCCGGAAATCTGGGCCGCCTGGGCCTTGAGGAGGAGCGTCAGCGGCTGGCTGCCGAGCAGGCGCTCGGCGTCGCCCGCATGGCGGCGGGCCGCGAGCGGGTCACCGGAGCCGACGGCGATCATGCCGCGCGAGAGCGAGGCGAGGCCCTTGTTGCGGCGGCGCTCACGGGTCGAGCGGCTGATGCTGGCGGGCAGGCCGATCACGCCGGTGACGACCGCCCAGATCAGGCCGAGGACAATCGCCGCCACCAGCACGCCGGTGAGAGCGATGGCGAGGCTCATGCCGATCTCGTAGCCGTTCCAGACGACGGTCACGGTGCCCGGATGGTCGGCGATCCACACCGCGCCGTAGGCGGCGACGGCCAGGAGGGCCAGGAAGACGAGGGCGCGCCACATGGGTCAGGGCCTCCTTGGGAGCACGGGGAGCGGGCGCACGCGGCCCGGGCAGAGTGGAAGGGGGGAACGCCGCGCGGGGCGCGGCTGGTTCGTCGTCATCGATGCCGGTCCTGGCCGTCAGCGTGCCGGCGGCAGGCCGGTGAAGGCGTCGGCCAGCAGCGCCTGGGCCGCGCGGCCCGCCTCGGCGCGCGCCGAGAGCCGCGTTCCGAAATCGCCGCCCTGCGCCCGCGCCTCCTCCGGAAGGGTGGCGTAGGCCTTGGCCGCCTCGGCGAGGTCCCCACGGTCGAGCGCCGCCTGAACTTGCGCGGTCGAAGCCGCGCTGCCGGCGGCGGCCTGGGTTCCGCCCGCGGTGGGTCCGTCAGCGCGCTTCACCTGCACCAGGGAGCTCGCCATGTTCATCAGACGGTCGCCCACGCTGCCGGTCTCGGCGACGGATTTGGCCTGGGCCGCGCGCTTGGCCTCGGCGATTTTCTCCGAGATCCGACGGAACTCCGCGGCGAGGCCTGAAGCGGTCGGCGCGCCCTTGTCGGCGAAGGGGCCGAGCGCGTCGAGGCGCTTGGAATCCGCCGGTTCGAGGTTGCGCAGGCTGGCGAGCGCATCCGGGTAGGGCTGGCCCGCCTCCAGCGCCGAGGCGATCCGGTCGGCCGCGACGATGCGCAGGGCCGACTGCACGGTCGATTGCTTGGCGCTCTGATCGACTGCCTTGTCGAGGCCGGCGATCCGCTCCGACTGTTCCTGAAGCTTGCGCTCCAGGCCCTTCACGGCTTCGTCCGCGCGGCTCTGGGCGGCGTCG from the Methylorubrum extorquens genome contains:
- a CDS encoding putative resolvase (Evidence 3 : Putative function from multiple computational evidences; Product type e : enzyme) gives rise to the protein MPRSKPAPSSAKPARLRCAVYTRKSSEEGLEQAFNSLDAQREACAAYIASQRHEGWGLLPTLYDDGGYSGGSMERPALQRLLADVAAGRVDVVVVYKVDRLTRALADFARIVAVFDARHVSFVSVTQAFNTTSSMGRLTLNVLLSFAQFEREVTGERIRDKIAASKRKGMWMGGLPPLGYDVAERRLKVNEAEAETVRHIFRRYCAVRSVRLLQLELAQAGILSKQRRTADGGHFGGQPLARGALYAMLANQLYLGEVVHKGQSYAGEHTAIVDAELFAAVQGVLTQNRVERDSGATADAPSLLAGLVYDAQGQRLTPSHTLKRGLRYRYYVSHSLVSGKRIPARTSGSTKLGDTDQNDAGAADAPRSGGQRLPALALEALVTGRLRELLGSASALHELMHEHSASEQQRLLAAGAALAAHWHEAPAGEQRQRLRVCLRRIVVRVDGIELHVDTARLLQGLTGSLCVPNAAAGAHADAQALSQANASDGDDGELDRGAVLVLRVPAVLQRVGQELRLVIPGERTGPAPDASLTGLLARAQQLRERIFGETQLSIDDVAREEGLSRSYVTRLLRLSFLAPDIVARLLSGEHPPELTATRLMADTRLPIDWSEQRKLLGLG
- a CDS encoding conserved protein of unknown function; putative exported protein (Evidence 4 : Unknown function but conserved in other organisms), whose amino-acid sequence is MWRALVFLALLAVAAYGAVWIADHPGTVTVVWNGYEIGMSLAIALTGVLVAAIVLGLIWAVVTGVIGLPASISRSTRERRRNKGLASLSRGMIAVGSGDPLAARRHAGDAERLLGSQPLTLLLKAQAAQISGDRDAAEQAFKRMADDPETRVLGLRGLFVEARRREDEGAARAYASEAARLAPSVTWANEAVLEAQCADGEWSAATETVERRAALGLMDKHAARRQRAVLLTAAAQRHEAGEPDTATEQALKAVKLAPDLVPAAAIAGRLLARRNDLRKAAKIIEAAWKATPHPELAKVYLNLRTGDSARDRLARAENLAKLSSWEPESRLVIAQAATEAKDFGRAREALAPLTDDRPTARVCRMMARIEAAEHGAESGRSREWLARAARAPRDPAWVADGIISERWAPVSPVSGRLDAFVWKTPPEILAGPEDDDAPAPASAEPAAPVAIPAAPVPAPVTTDSPAPSTPGFLQTGAGTPSVPPTPAPVNGPTGPSSATQAAAADRPRRIA